From a single Haloarcula sp. DT43 genomic region:
- a CDS encoding mechanosensitive ion channel family protein has translation MRFGPVWPLQTPTATPTETATEVATEVATDIGGLLPFEIPMWAANIGRSLVVIALAIVVSRVLIRLLGRRVARQFRRPSLTRTALRSIRAGVYIFALLTILNIYGLQLGDIALSVTVFTAVVGVVLAPIFGSLISGIFLLADQPYEIGDMIELVDSGQRGFVEDITLRHTKVFTLDNTFLVIPNGEMRQRDVVNYSAEDSRTRLSLDVLVTYESDIPAARSLIEDAAREVDNVIAGGPNIRVGAARYPSAPTAYINNFADHGVLLTLRYWVTEPYKLLTARSKVQTNVWRRLDDADVEIAYPHSHLYFDDTSGEMNVSLSDGVGGLNAAEGPPTASGNSPVPPRQDPEDPADE, from the coding sequence CGACATCGGCGGGCTACTCCCCTTCGAGATTCCAATGTGGGCCGCCAACATCGGGCGGTCGCTGGTCGTCATCGCGCTGGCAATCGTCGTCTCGCGGGTCCTCATCCGGCTTCTGGGTCGGCGCGTCGCTCGCCAGTTCCGGCGGCCGAGCCTCACCCGGACGGCGCTGCGCAGCATCCGCGCCGGCGTGTACATCTTCGCGTTGCTGACCATCCTGAACATCTACGGCCTGCAACTGGGCGACATCGCGCTGTCCGTCACCGTGTTCACGGCCGTGGTCGGTGTCGTGCTGGCCCCGATATTCGGGAGCCTCATCTCCGGTATCTTCCTGCTGGCCGACCAGCCCTACGAAATCGGCGACATGATAGAGCTCGTCGACAGCGGCCAGCGCGGGTTCGTCGAGGACATCACGCTCAGACACACGAAGGTGTTCACGCTCGACAACACGTTCCTCGTCATCCCCAACGGGGAGATGCGCCAGCGCGACGTCGTCAACTACTCGGCGGAGGACTCCCGGACGCGGCTGTCGCTGGACGTGCTGGTCACCTACGAGAGCGACATCCCCGCGGCCCGGAGCCTCATCGAGGACGCGGCCCGGGAGGTGGACAACGTCATCGCCGGCGGGCCGAACATCCGCGTCGGTGCCGCCCGGTACCCGTCTGCGCCGACGGCGTACATCAACAACTTCGCTGACCACGGCGTGTTGCTGACGCTCAGGTACTGGGTGACCGAGCCGTACAAACTGCTCACCGCCCGTTCGAAGGTCCAGACCAACGTCTGGCGGCGGCTCGACGACGCCGACGTCGAAATCGCCTACCCGCACTCGCACCTGTACTTCGACGACACCAGCGGGGAGATGAACGTCTCGCTGAGCGACGGGGTGGGCGGGCTAAACGCCGCCGAAGGGCCCCCTACGGCGTCGGGCAACTCGCCCGTCCCGCCGCGTCAGGACCCGGAGGACCCGGCCGACGAGTGA
- a CDS encoding universal stress protein, which produces MPQVVVPVRYPLSENSRATLAEAIQIADEEDADLTVLHVNLYQNGHRVNRTELKRAVEQSFGHVPRTRYVVRSGMLVEETILDEVAAQEADIVVIGSKQASRWRKMIRRLVDDPDVEQFLREELDCEIVTVQPDAQSSRHSSAGSSGS; this is translated from the coding sequence ATGCCACAGGTCGTCGTCCCGGTCAGATACCCCCTCTCGGAGAACTCCCGCGCCACGCTCGCGGAGGCCATTCAAATCGCCGACGAAGAGGACGCTGACCTCACCGTCCTGCACGTGAACCTCTACCAGAACGGCCACCGGGTCAACCGGACGGAGCTCAAACGCGCCGTCGAGCAGTCGTTCGGCCACGTCCCGCGGACGCGGTACGTCGTCCGCTCGGGGATGCTCGTCGAGGAGACGATTCTGGACGAGGTCGCCGCCCAGGAGGCCGACATCGTCGTTATCGGGAGCAAGCAGGCGAGCCGCTGGCGAAAGATGATACGCCGGCTGGTCGACGACCCCGACGTCGAGCAGTTCCTCCGCGAGGAACTCGACTGCGAAATCGTCACGGTCCAGCCCGACGCCCAGTCCAGCCGTCACTCGTCGGCCGGGTCCTCCGGGTCCTGA